In Xylanibacter ruminicola 23, a single genomic region encodes these proteins:
- a CDS encoding sensor histidine kinase: MKKKLLTIAISIAGAFLLPISLTGCHDAEFKERCEDAEHMVYDAYLDKDYNRIIELTDSVEQLGLFSEGKADYWMGYAYDRLMQKRMAELYWKRGLTAVENSTGDEDVRVYAGIAQRLAGLKYLWGEYEAVLKIAQPAIDRLEKLGCDTTSEYTNLLIYAGCCQTRHGISEAATNKNFNRAYDFHLDYIKRHNYATSYRDAIVGVISISYNYIEIHDYEKALIWLDRMAQLIRGYESAKDARKDYAEKQWARYHIYRAITLEGLHRSAEAAECYQNFMKTGMSRTPEGSNLSGTYLGVAGRWQEAADNFKDLNELLKEYKVSYTLEMIQKVMLKKYEANRNAGRLDSAKAISIDIIEHLDSVINISRHADALEQEAVHQKELEMAAEREKNLHTRQAWRLVSLIILIVIMLIYIVLRHRSQARLAKALEHAKESDRMKTAFVQHISHEIRTPLNIITGFAQVVSNPDYDLSDEDRNRIMADISHNTTEITNFVNELLELSESESQSMYQLADEVDVTAICQEAIDASEADNQGRLALSVSSKLPADYRLKSNATAIRKILDRLMSNALKFTTKGSVTIKVKADNKQLQIAVEDTGKGIPKDQQERVFERFYKVDSFVQGIGLGLTVARRSAELLGGTLTIDPDYTTGCRFVITLPVNN; this comes from the coding sequence ATGAAAAAAAAACTATTAACTATTGCTATATCAATAGCCGGTGCATTCCTTTTGCCGATATCTCTAACGGGATGTCATGATGCTGAATTTAAGGAACGATGCGAAGACGCCGAGCACATGGTGTACGATGCTTATCTGGACAAAGATTACAACCGCATAATTGAACTGACCGACAGCGTGGAGCAGTTGGGACTCTTTTCGGAGGGAAAAGCCGACTATTGGATGGGCTATGCCTACGACCGCTTGATGCAGAAGCGTATGGCCGAGCTGTATTGGAAACGGGGACTTACGGCTGTTGAGAATTCGACTGGCGACGAGGATGTCAGGGTGTATGCTGGTATTGCCCAGCGATTGGCAGGCCTGAAGTATTTGTGGGGAGAGTATGAGGCGGTACTGAAGATAGCACAACCAGCCATCGACCGACTGGAGAAACTGGGATGCGACACCACGAGCGAATACACCAATCTACTCATCTATGCAGGTTGCTGTCAGACTCGTCACGGCATCAGCGAGGCAGCTACAAACAAAAATTTTAATCGCGCATACGATTTTCATCTCGACTATATCAAGCGTCACAATTATGCCACATCCTATCGCGATGCCATCGTGGGCGTTATCAGTATCAGCTATAATTATATCGAGATTCACGACTACGAGAAAGCCCTGATATGGCTGGATCGTATGGCCCAACTGATACGAGGCTATGAGTCAGCAAAAGATGCACGTAAGGATTATGCCGAAAAACAGTGGGCCCGATACCATATCTATCGTGCCATCACCCTCGAGGGTCTGCACCGTTCAGCCGAAGCTGCCGAGTGCTATCAGAACTTTATGAAAACAGGTATGAGCCGTACACCCGAAGGTAGCAACTTGAGTGGAACCTATCTGGGCGTGGCAGGCCGCTGGCAGGAGGCTGCCGACAATTTTAAGGACCTGAATGAGCTCCTTAAAGAATACAAGGTAAGCTATACGCTCGAGATGATTCAGAAAGTGATGCTAAAGAAATACGAGGCCAACCGTAATGCGGGTAGGTTGGACTCTGCGAAGGCTATCAGTATTGACATCATAGAGCATCTCGACTCGGTCATCAACATATCGAGACATGCCGATGCACTAGAGCAGGAGGCTGTGCATCAGAAGGAGCTTGAAATGGCAGCTGAACGTGAAAAGAATCTGCATACCCGTCAAGCCTGGCGCCTGGTTTCGCTGATCATACTGATTGTTATCATGCTGATATACATTGTGTTGCGTCATCGTTCGCAGGCCAGATTGGCCAAGGCGCTGGAACATGCCAAGGAGTCGGACCGTATGAAGACGGCATTTGTTCAGCATATCAGTCATGAGATACGTACTCCGCTTAATATCATCACGGGGTTTGCGCAGGTGGTGAGCAATCCCGACTACGATCTGAGCGACGAGGACCGCAACCGCATTATGGCCGACATCAGTCACAACACCACCGAGATTACCAACTTTGTGAACGAACTGTTGGAGTTGTCGGAAAGCGAGAGCCAAAGTATGTATCAGCTTGCCGATGAGGTAGATGTGACAGCCATCTGTCAGGAGGCTATAGATGCCAGTGAGGCTGATAACCAAGGGCGACTGGCACTGAGTGTGAGCAGCAAGCTGCCTGCCGATTATCGCTTAAAGAGCAATGCCACAGCCATCCGCAAGATATTGGACCGACTGATGAGCAACGCTTTGAAGTTTACCACTAAGGGTAGTGTAACCATCAAAGTAAAAGCTGATAACAAACAGTTGCAGATAGCCGTAGAGGATACCGGCAAGGGTATTCCTAAAGACCAGCAGGAACGCGTGTTTGAGCGATTCTATAAGGTGGATTCGTTTGTGCAAGGCATCGGTCTGGGTCTTACCGTAGCCCGTCGTTCAGCCGAATTGCTTGGCGGCACGCTCACTATCGATCCAGATTACACCACCGGATGCCGCTTCGTTATCACCCTGCCAGTGAATAATTAA
- a CDS encoding pectinesterase family protein, producing MIKKLIFALVIGASNSALAQVSMVKMQPACGAQDVNIDTHLELTLSDTASIGQKGFISVYDKQSGKLVDRLDLSIPAGPTQGQSRNPAAQYTSIPYTYKASQNITNRNTKAGTPSGVNAIDRSRYQLDIIGGFSDAFHFYPIIAHERRFTIYLHHNMLEYGHEYYVTIDNNVIKGFKGIKGKNAWSFKTKSKAPDANKRTLTVSADGQGDFSTIQGAMDFIPDSLATEYSRYCVQVKNGDYQELVYFRNKRFVTIQGETRDSVVIHYPNNEVFNPHPSDIKTNEVRGTFPSRRAAFAADNCSDLIFKDITIKTDCKGQAEGLLVNGERNYFENVHVIGDGDALQANGSCYWLNCQIDGGGDTILGRGPSFFNHCTITSYGAFMWIRNTAENHGNVFVDCHFKGLSDYAELGRLPDNKGRNYPHAECVLLNCTLENIPARGWGVIDNGAQTATILEFNSHDTEGYPVDTTKRNPLMRQLHPVRDAELIGKYSDANWVLYHGI from the coding sequence ATGATAAAAAAACTGATTTTTGCACTGGTGATTGGAGCCAGTAATAGCGCATTGGCTCAGGTAAGTATGGTAAAAATGCAACCCGCATGTGGGGCACAGGATGTAAATATCGATACCCATTTGGAGCTCACACTTTCCGACACTGCCTCGATCGGCCAGAAAGGTTTCATCTCGGTTTACGATAAACAATCGGGCAAACTGGTTGATCGCTTAGACTTAAGCATACCTGCCGGTCCTACACAAGGACAGTCGCGTAATCCTGCAGCACAATACACGTCTATACCTTATACGTATAAGGCATCACAAAACATCACCAACCGCAACACCAAAGCCGGAACACCATCGGGCGTAAACGCTATCGATAGGTCGCGCTATCAGTTGGATATCATTGGCGGATTCTCCGATGCCTTCCACTTCTACCCCATCATCGCTCACGAGCGCCGCTTTACCATCTACCTACATCATAACATGTTGGAGTACGGGCACGAATATTACGTAACCATTGATAACAACGTCATTAAAGGTTTTAAAGGTATAAAAGGAAAAAATGCGTGGTCTTTCAAGACAAAAAGTAAAGCTCCCGATGCAAATAAACGCACGCTAACAGTTTCTGCCGATGGACAAGGTGATTTCTCTACGATACAAGGTGCCATGGATTTTATCCCTGATTCGCTAGCTACAGAATACAGCCGTTATTGCGTGCAGGTAAAAAATGGCGATTATCAGGAGTTGGTATATTTCCGCAACAAGCGCTTTGTAACCATCCAAGGCGAAACACGCGATAGCGTGGTTATCCATTACCCCAATAACGAGGTGTTTAATCCTCATCCATCTGATATCAAGACCAACGAGGTGCGTGGCACATTCCCATCACGACGAGCAGCCTTTGCAGCCGACAACTGTAGCGATCTGATTTTCAAGGATATCACCATTAAGACCGATTGTAAAGGTCAGGCCGAAGGACTCTTGGTTAATGGCGAACGGAACTACTTTGAAAACGTTCATGTTATCGGCGACGGCGATGCCCTGCAGGCCAATGGTAGCTGTTACTGGTTAAACTGCCAGATTGATGGTGGCGGCGATACGATATTAGGTCGAGGTCCTTCATTCTTTAATCATTGTACGATAACCAGCTATGGTGCGTTTATGTGGATACGCAACACTGCCGAAAACCATGGTAACGTGTTTGTTGATTGTCACTTCAAAGGCTTGTCGGATTACGCAGAATTGGGTCGTTTACCCGACAATAAGGGGCGTAACTATCCCCATGCCGAGTGCGTACTACTCAACTGCACACTCGAGAACATCCCTGCAAGAGGCTGGGGCGTGATTGATAATGGTGCCCAAACAGCCACCATCCTCGAGTTTAACAGTCACGATACCGAAGGATATCCTGTAGATACTACCAAACGTAACCCTCTCATGCGTCAACTGCATCCAGTCCGCGATGCCGAGCTGATTGGAAAATACTCGGATGCCAACTGGGTACTTTACCATGGGATTTAA
- a CDS encoding PDZ domain-containing protein, whose protein sequence is MKLLSTIILALSSLNGLAQNNANDNTMPFVYHGHIYLQTIINDKLHVNTLFDTGAANIFGIDSVALAQSFWHPQKVGKARAGGAAGSTMVRVIADGTKVQMGNVVQQYQIVPIFKLRDIVSRHVDGIWGIKDISKYPLEINFEKQYLKQYTSTKPNTEGYQQLPIKYENNRIMLQAEVQLGGKKIRGWYLMDTGSGGSVTFTSGAVTEFALDKIEGKRYLADMAQPGIGDKAMETSVEMMSDHILIGGDTIRYTDISYVPEGVGAMSDRPYLGIIGNDVWDRFNIIIDAQNLKLYLRRHKADDPIGKRYGYGWRNRTDICRGWVVYYMNHSSEAHEAGVEIGDTITTINGRDVKDYTWDEEEALHKAPRHELDIVTPQGQQKHVILDAKEYW, encoded by the coding sequence ATGAAACTGTTATCAACTATCATACTTGCATTAAGCAGTCTGAATGGCTTGGCACAGAATAATGCCAACGATAATACGATGCCGTTTGTGTATCATGGACATATCTATCTGCAGACTATCATTAACGATAAGCTGCACGTAAATACGCTGTTTGATACAGGTGCAGCTAACATCTTTGGTATCGACAGCGTAGCGCTTGCGCAATCTTTCTGGCATCCACAGAAAGTAGGTAAGGCCAGAGCTGGTGGTGCCGCAGGATCGACCATGGTACGTGTGATAGCCGATGGCACCAAGGTACAGATGGGAAATGTGGTGCAGCAATATCAGATAGTGCCGATATTTAAGTTGCGCGACATTGTAAGTCGCCATGTGGATGGTATCTGGGGTATCAAGGATATCTCGAAATATCCGCTCGAGATCAACTTCGAAAAGCAGTATCTTAAGCAGTACACCAGCACCAAGCCCAATACCGAGGGCTATCAGCAGTTACCCATAAAATACGAGAATAATAGGATTATGCTGCAGGCAGAAGTACAGTTGGGTGGCAAGAAGATACGTGGCTGGTACTTGATGGATACGGGCAGTGGTGGTTCGGTTACCTTTACGTCGGGTGCCGTGACCGAGTTCGCTCTTGATAAGATTGAAGGCAAGCGCTACCTGGCAGATATGGCTCAGCCTGGCATTGGCGACAAGGCGATGGAGACATCGGTTGAAATGATGAGCGACCATATATTGATAGGTGGCGACACCATCCGTTATACTGATATCAGCTATGTACCCGAGGGGGTAGGGGCTATGAGCGACCGACCTTATCTGGGTATTATCGGTAACGACGTTTGGGATAGGTTTAACATTATTATCGATGCCCAGAACCTGAAACTTTATCTGCGCCGGCATAAGGCTGATGACCCCATCGGTAAGAGATATGGTTACGGCTGGCGAAACCGTACGGATATCTGTCGCGGTTGGGTGGTGTATTATATGAACCACTCGAGCGAGGCCCATGAGGCTGGTGTAGAGATCGGCGACACGATTACCACCATTAATGGTCGCGATGTAAAGGATTACACCTGGGACGAGGAGGAAGCCTTGCACAAAGCACCACGCCACGAACTTGATATCGTGACGCCACAGGGCCAGCAGAAACATGTGATACTTGACGCAAAAGAATATTGGTAA
- a CDS encoding site-specific integrase: MSRSTFNILFYANKSKEKNGIVPIMGRVTINGTQSQFSCKKNIPLAMWDVKGNCAKGRSKEALQINRDLDNIKAQIIKHYQRLSDREGFVTAEMVRNAYQGLGSEYETLLGAFDKDIANLKRRVGKDRAEGTYKIQMRSRNYIADFLRTNYKRNDIAMQELTPDFIKEFSVYLSNERGLAHSTIWLSCMHLKGVVGRAHDNGKIQRNVFAQFHISPKCKERTFLTEEELKTVMTHEFEDANLAFIRDLFVFMNFTALSFVDLKELTTDNIVEIDGDKWIIGKRHKTDVPYQVKLLDVPLQIIERYSNFPKENPKSVFGEVNYWSVCKKLKTVMKECGIDKPISAHCARHGFATMALTNGMPIESVSRVLGHTNIVTTQIYARITTKKLDNDLTMLGNKLNASFSNIKTA, encoded by the coding sequence ATGTCAAGAAGCACATTCAACATTCTCTTCTATGCCAACAAGAGCAAGGAGAAAAACGGAATTGTCCCTATCATGGGACGAGTAACAATCAACGGAACGCAGTCGCAGTTCAGTTGTAAGAAGAATATCCCACTGGCCATGTGGGATGTAAAGGGTAATTGTGCCAAGGGAAGAAGCAAGGAGGCTTTGCAGATTAACCGTGACCTTGATAATATCAAAGCGCAGATTATCAAGCATTATCAGCGTCTGTCTGACCGCGAGGGATTCGTAACGGCTGAGATGGTAAGAAATGCATATCAGGGATTGGGCAGCGAGTATGAAACGCTGCTCGGAGCCTTTGATAAAGATATTGCCAATCTGAAACGTCGTGTAGGCAAGGACAGGGCAGAAGGGACCTACAAGATACAGATGAGGTCGAGGAACTACATTGCAGATTTCCTTCGAACAAATTACAAGCGGAACGACATTGCCATGCAAGAACTGACACCTGACTTTATCAAAGAGTTCAGTGTGTACCTTAGCAATGAACGCGGCTTGGCGCATTCCACCATCTGGCTGTCGTGCATGCACCTGAAGGGAGTGGTAGGCAGAGCACATGATAATGGCAAGATACAGCGCAATGTCTTCGCACAGTTCCATATCAGCCCCAAATGCAAGGAACGCACATTCCTGACAGAAGAAGAGTTAAAGACGGTGATGACACATGAGTTTGAAGATGCCAATCTCGCCTTTATCCGCGACCTGTTCGTATTCATGAACTTCACGGCACTATCTTTCGTGGACTTGAAGGAACTGACTACGGACAACATTGTAGAGATAGACGGTGACAAGTGGATAATTGGCAAGCGTCACAAGACCGACGTACCCTATCAAGTGAAGCTGTTAGACGTTCCACTGCAAATTATCGAGCGTTACAGCAACTTCCCCAAGGAGAATCCGAAGTCAGTATTCGGTGAGGTCAATTACTGGAGTGTCTGCAAGAAACTGAAGACGGTCATGAAGGAATGCGGTATAGACAAGCCTATCTCCGCTCACTGTGCAAGACACGGCTTTGCCACAATGGCCTTAACCAATGGCATGCCCATAGAGAGCGTGAGCCGTGTACTGGGTCATACGAACATTGTCACAACTCAGATTTATGCCCGCATCACGACCAAGAAGCTGGATAATGACCTGACAATGTTGGGTAACAAGCTTAACGCATCATTCAGTAACATCAAAACAGCATAG
- a CDS encoding TonB-dependent receptor: MKARYIILPLLCVCMTLAAQDNSKHHHIEDSTDVFFRHLNLNEVTVTGVTGDTKLKHATAPVSIVTPQILKATASTNIIDAIAHQPGVSQLTTGGSISKPIIRGLGYNRVVVMSEGVRQEGQQWGDEHGVEVDGSSVGSVEILKGPASLMYGSDAMAGVVILHAQPTLAEGELKGNISTEYQTNNGLFNYSLQMAGNQKGFVWDARYSDKMAHAYKNKYDGYVPGSQFRERAGRLMLGLNKGWGHSRLTWTAYHLTPGIVEGERDAETGELEHEEGWTGHQYSKALPFQQVKHYKVVWDNSLNLSSGYLKAIIGYQQNRRQEFEEEMDEYELYFKLHTLTYDLRYVTNEFNGWKLSTGIGGMYQKSDNEGEEYLIPDYRLFDFGFYATATKRLGDNWTLNGGLRYDHRRLHGYELMEDGDVRFANFSRHFNGVTGSIGAVCNINEHFNVRLNLARGFRTPNMSELASNGVHEGSLRYEIGNQDLKAEYSMQADLGLEFTSQYVSAQLALFANRIDNYIFTHRLAEEIEEGYLTYAYTQGDARLLGFEAGVDLHPVHSVHFSNTFSYVDAQQMHADPGTKYLPFTPAPKWASELKWELFHHSHTTVNHHHTTDAAHRSVLNNLYIAAGLDCYLKQSHIYSADETETVTPGYALLNLSAGTDIQVKGKKIAELYITADNLLNKAYQNHLSRLKYADENVVTGRRGVYNMGRNITFKLVVPISM; encoded by the coding sequence ATGAAAGCAAGATATATCATTCTGCCATTGTTGTGCGTATGCATGACCTTGGCAGCTCAGGATAATAGTAAACATCACCATATTGAAGATTCAACAGATGTGTTTTTCCGCCATCTGAACTTAAACGAAGTAACAGTAACAGGCGTAACGGGCGATACAAAACTGAAACACGCTACAGCACCCGTGAGCATTGTTACACCACAGATATTAAAGGCCACGGCCTCTACCAATATCATCGATGCCATCGCCCACCAGCCAGGTGTGAGTCAGCTCACTACCGGTGGTAGCATCTCGAAACCCATCATCCGCGGACTGGGTTATAACCGCGTGGTAGTGATGAGCGAAGGTGTGCGCCAGGAAGGACAGCAGTGGGGCGACGAGCATGGCGTTGAGGTTGATGGCAGTAGCGTGGGCAGTGTCGAGATTCTGAAAGGTCCTGCCTCACTGATGTACGGATCGGATGCCATGGCAGGCGTGGTTATCCTGCACGCTCAACCCACATTGGCCGAGGGCGAGCTGAAAGGCAATATCAGTACCGAATACCAAACCAACAATGGTTTGTTTAATTACTCGTTACAAATGGCAGGCAACCAGAAAGGTTTTGTGTGGGACGCCCGCTATAGCGATAAGATGGCACATGCCTATAAGAATAAGTACGACGGCTATGTGCCTGGCTCACAGTTCCGCGAAAGAGCAGGACGACTGATGCTGGGACTGAACAAAGGGTGGGGGCACTCGCGCTTGACGTGGACCGCCTATCACTTAACACCGGGAATCGTTGAAGGAGAGCGTGATGCCGAGACTGGTGAACTGGAACACGAAGAGGGTTGGACCGGACATCAGTACTCGAAAGCACTCCCATTCCAGCAGGTAAAGCACTACAAGGTGGTATGGGACAACTCGCTGAACCTGTCGTCGGGCTACTTGAAGGCCATCATCGGCTACCAGCAGAACCGCCGTCAGGAGTTCGAGGAGGAAATGGATGAGTACGAGCTGTATTTCAAGTTGCACACACTGACATACGACCTGCGTTACGTTACCAACGAGTTTAACGGTTGGAAACTGTCGACTGGTATTGGTGGTATGTATCAGAAGTCGGATAATGAGGGCGAGGAGTATCTGATTCCCGACTACCGACTGTTCGACTTCGGTTTCTATGCCACCGCCACCAAGAGACTTGGCGACAACTGGACACTGAACGGTGGATTACGCTACGATCATCGCCGACTGCACGGTTACGAGCTGATGGAAGATGGCGACGTTCGTTTCGCCAACTTCAGTCGCCATTTCAATGGTGTAACAGGTAGCATCGGTGCTGTATGCAACATTAACGAGCATTTTAATGTACGCTTGAATCTGGCCCGCGGTTTCCGCACACCAAACATGAGTGAACTGGCTTCGAACGGTGTACACGAGGGTTCTTTGCGCTACGAGATTGGTAACCAAGATTTGAAAGCTGAATATAGTATGCAGGCCGATCTGGGACTGGAGTTTACTTCGCAATATGTATCAGCACAGTTGGCACTCTTTGCCAATCGCATCGATAATTACATTTTCACCCATCGATTGGCCGAGGAGATTGAAGAAGGCTACCTGACTTATGCCTATACCCAGGGCGATGCCCGCTTGTTAGGCTTCGAGGCTGGCGTGGACTTACATCCTGTACACAGCGTGCATTTCTCGAACACCTTCTCGTATGTAGATGCACAGCAGATGCATGCCGATCCTGGCACCAAGTATCTGCCCTTTACGCCAGCACCCAAATGGGCTTCGGAACTGAAGTGGGAGCTGTTCCACCACTCGCATACCACGGTAAATCATCACCATACTACCGATGCAGCCCACCGTTCGGTGCTGAACAACCTCTATATTGCAGCTGGTCTCGACTGTTATCTGAAGCAGTCGCATATCTATAGCGCCGACGAAACCGAAACTGTCACACCCGGCTATGCGTTGCTGAATCTCTCGGCAGGAACCGATATTCAGGTAAAAGGTAAGAAGATAGCAGAGTTATACATCACCGCCGATAACTTGCTGAACAAGGCCTATCAGAATCACCTGAGTCGTTTGAAGTATGCCGACGAGAATGTGGTTACCGGTCGCCGAGGCGTATATAACATGGGCCGCAACATCACCTTCAAACTGGTAGTGCCCATCTCTATGTAA
- the eno gene encoding phosphopyruvate hydratase, with the protein MKIEKIHAREILDSRGNPTVEVEVTLENGVMGRAAVPSGASTGENEALELRDGDKERYLGKGVLKAVDNVNKVIAPALKGDCVLEQRAIDYKMLALDGTPTKSKLGANAILGVSLACAQAAAKALNVPLYRYIGGCNAYTLPVPMMNIVNGGAHSAAPIAFQEFMIRPVGASNEREAIRMGAEVFHNLAKLLKARGLSTAVGDEGGYAPNFDGIEDALDTIVEAIKKAGYEPGKDVKIAMDCAASEFATCENGQWFYDYRQLKNGAKKDPNGKKLSADEQIAYLEQLITKYPIDSIEDGLDENDWDNWVKLTEKIGDRCQLVGDDLFVTNTNFLEKGIKMGAANSILIKVNQIGSLTETLEAIEMAHRHGYTTVTSHRSGETEDTTIADIAVATNSGQIKTGSLSRTDRMAKYNQLIRIEEELGSTAAYGYQRLK; encoded by the coding sequence ATGAAAATTGAAAAGATTCATGCGAGAGAGATTCTCGATTCAAGAGGTAATCCAACAGTAGAGGTAGAAGTAACACTTGAGAATGGTGTAATGGGTCGCGCCGCTGTACCTTCAGGTGCATCAACCGGCGAGAACGAAGCCCTGGAACTGCGCGATGGCGACAAAGAGCGCTATCTGGGCAAGGGCGTTTTGAAGGCCGTTGACAACGTAAACAAAGTGATTGCACCTGCGCTGAAGGGAGACTGCGTACTGGAACAGCGTGCCATCGACTATAAGATGCTGGCTCTCGACGGAACTCCCACCAAGTCGAAACTGGGTGCCAACGCTATCCTCGGTGTATCGTTAGCTTGTGCTCAGGCTGCAGCTAAGGCACTGAATGTACCTCTTTATAGATATATAGGCGGCTGCAATGCATACACCTTACCCGTGCCTATGATGAATATTGTAAATGGTGGTGCACACTCTGCAGCCCCTATCGCTTTCCAGGAGTTTATGATTCGTCCTGTGGGTGCCAGCAATGAGCGCGAGGCCATCCGTATGGGTGCTGAGGTATTCCATAACCTGGCCAAGCTGCTCAAGGCACGTGGACTGTCAACAGCTGTAGGTGATGAGGGAGGCTATGCGCCTAACTTCGACGGCATTGAGGATGCACTCGACACCATTGTAGAGGCCATCAAGAAAGCTGGTTATGAGCCTGGTAAGGATGTAAAGATCGCTATGGACTGCGCCGCATCGGAGTTTGCTACCTGCGAGAACGGACAGTGGTTCTATGACTACCGTCAGCTTAAGAATGGTGCGAAGAAGGATCCTAACGGCAAGAAGCTCTCAGCCGATGAGCAGATTGCTTATCTGGAGCAGCTCATCACCAAGTATCCTATCGATTCTATCGAGGACGGACTGGATGAGAACGACTGGGATAACTGGGTAAAACTGACCGAGAAGATTGGCGACCGCTGCCAGTTGGTAGGCGACGACCTGTTTGTGACCAATACCAATTTCCTGGAGAAGGGTATTAAGATGGGCGCTGCTAACTCGATACTGATTAAAGTGAACCAGATTGGTTCGTTGACAGAGACCTTGGAGGCTATTGAAATGGCTCACCGTCACGGCTACACCACAGTGACTTCTCACCGTTCAGGTGAAACAGAGGACACTACAATTGCCGACATCGCAGTAGCCACAAACTCTGGGCAAATCAAGACTGGTTCACTTTCTCGTACCGACCGTATGGCCAAGTACAATCAGCTGATTCGTATCGAGGAAGAGCTGGGCAGTACAGCTGCTTACGGCTACCAGCGACTGAAATAA